In the Novosphingobium sp. 9 genome, one interval contains:
- the tsaD gene encoding tRNA (adenosine(37)-N6)-threonylcarbamoyltransferase complex transferase subunit TsaD, with protein MKTVLGLESSCDETAAAIVTDGRVILAQRIASQDEAHRPFGGVVPEIAARAHAERLAPLVEAVLADAGMTLDEVDAIAATAGPGLIGGVMVGLVTGKALAMASGKPLIAINHLEGHALSPRLADETLAYPYLLLLVSGGHCQILLVEGVGKFRRLATTIDDALGEAFDKSAKVLGLGYPGGPALERLAAEGDPKAVPLPRPLYGSSEPHFSFAGLKSAVLRARQSGEHADADIAAAFQKAAIDCLIDRTRRALDSVLAEGIALNGLVVAGGVAANKSVRGALEALAASRDLAFVAPPLSLCTDNAAMIAWAGVERLALGQSDPLDVAARPRWPLDPDAAPVRGAGVKA; from the coding sequence ATGAAGACAGTTCTTGGCCTCGAAAGCTCGTGCGACGAGACGGCCGCCGCGATCGTGACCGATGGCCGGGTGATCCTTGCCCAGCGTATCGCGTCGCAGGACGAGGCGCATCGCCCGTTCGGCGGGGTGGTGCCCGAAATCGCCGCGCGCGCCCATGCCGAGCGCCTTGCGCCGCTGGTCGAGGCGGTGTTGGCCGATGCGGGCATGACGCTGGACGAGGTGGATGCCATCGCCGCCACCGCAGGCCCCGGCCTGATCGGCGGGGTGATGGTGGGCCTTGTCACCGGCAAGGCACTGGCGATGGCCAGCGGCAAGCCGCTGATCGCGATCAACCATCTGGAAGGGCACGCTCTTTCGCCGCGCCTTGCGGACGAGACGCTGGCCTATCCCTATCTCCTGCTGCTGGTCTCGGGTGGGCACTGCCAGATCCTGTTGGTCGAGGGTGTCGGCAAGTTCCGCCGCCTTGCCACCACCATCGACGATGCGCTGGGCGAGGCGTTCGACAAGTCCGCCAAGGTGCTGGGCCTCGGCTATCCGGGCGGCCCGGCGCTGGAGCGTCTTGCCGCCGAGGGCGATCCCAAGGCGGTGCCGCTGCCGCGCCCGCTCTATGGCTCGTCCGAACCGCATTTCTCGTTCGCGGGGCTGAAAAGCGCGGTCCTGCGCGCGCGCCAGTCGGGCGAACATGCCGATGCCGATATCGCCGCCGCGTTTCAGAAGGCCGCGATCGACTGCCTGATCGACCGGACCCGCCGCGCGCTCGACAGCGTGCTGGCCGAGGGTATCGCGCTCAACGGGCTGGTCGTGGCGGGCGGTGTCGCCGCGAACAAATCCGTGCGCGGGGCGCTGGAGGCGCTTGCGGCCTCGCGCGACCTCGCCTTCGTGGCGCCGCCGCTCTCGCTGTGTACCGACAATGCCGCGATGATCGCCTGGGCAGGTGTCGAGCGCCTCGCGCTGGGCCAGTCCGATCCGCTGGACGTCGCCGCAAGGCCGCGCTGGCCGCTGGACCCTGATGCGGCGCCGGTGCGCGGTGCGGGGGTGAAGGCATGA
- a CDS encoding NAD(P)H-dependent glycerol-3-phosphate dehydrogenase gives MTGAATIGVLGAGAWGTALAQVLASDGTPVRLWAREQDLAEAINADHRNPVYLPGAVLSDAITATSSLEEMSALDTLLAVVPSQFLGGVLAQMADTPRDLVLCAKGIEAGSGRLMADVAAQALPQARIAVLSGPTFAHEVAGGLPTAVTLACSGGEEQWHRLAPQVARAAFRPYFSDDVTGAEIGGAVKNVLAIACGVVEGLALGQNARAALIARGYAEMLRFGLARGAQAETLSGLCGLGDLVLTCSSTSSRNFSLGLALGQGASAAEALAGKSSVAEGAATAPVLAGIAEAEGIDMPIVTAVNRLLQGEAPAREVVSGLLARPLRAEREHLA, from the coding sequence ATGACGGGCGCCGCGACCATCGGCGTGCTGGGCGCGGGGGCCTGGGGCACCGCGCTGGCGCAAGTGCTGGCAAGTGACGGCACGCCCGTCCGCCTCTGGGCGCGCGAGCAGGACCTGGCCGAGGCGATCAACGCCGACCACCGTAACCCGGTATATCTGCCCGGTGCCGTGCTGTCGGACGCCATCACCGCGACCAGTTCGCTGGAGGAGATGTCCGCGCTCGACACGCTGCTGGCGGTCGTGCCGTCGCAGTTCCTCGGCGGCGTGCTGGCGCAAATGGCCGATACGCCGCGCGATCTGGTGCTCTGCGCCAAGGGGATCGAGGCGGGCAGCGGGCGGCTGATGGCGGATGTGGCCGCGCAGGCGCTGCCGCAGGCGCGCATCGCCGTGCTGTCCGGGCCGACCTTCGCACATGAAGTGGCAGGAGGCCTGCCGACGGCGGTGACGCTGGCCTGTTCGGGCGGTGAGGAGCAGTGGCACCGACTGGCGCCGCAAGTCGCGCGCGCCGCCTTCCGACCCTATTTCTCCGATGATGTGACCGGCGCCGAGATCGGCGGGGCGGTCAAGAACGTGCTCGCCATCGCCTGCGGCGTGGTCGAGGGGCTGGCACTTGGCCAGAATGCCCGCGCCGCCCTGATCGCGCGCGGCTATGCCGAGATGCTGCGCTTCGGCCTTGCGCGCGGCGCACAGGCCGAGACGCTTTCGGGGCTGTGCGGCCTTGGCGATCTGGTGCTGACCTGCTCGTCCACCTCCAGCCGCAACTTCTCGCTCGGCCTTGCACTGGGGCAGGGCGCGAGCGCGGCCGAGGCGCTGGCAGGCAAGTCGAGCGTTGCCGAAGGCGCGGCGACCGCCCCGGTGCTGGCCGGGATCGCCGAGGCCGAAGGGATCGACATGCCGATCGTCACGGCGGTCAACCGCCTGCTTCAGGGCGAGGCTCCGGCGCGCGAGGTCGTCTCCGGCCTGCTGGCCCGGCCCCTGCGCGCCGAGCGGGAGCACCTCGCTTGA
- a CDS encoding lipopolysaccharide biosynthesis protein: MNDIPARDAQSREQRDGDDIAALAKGGRTNFVGFFLRLIARIPFLFIAGRAAVYGPDALGRFASSLVVMELASMLCTMGEKRGLAQRLSDTEGKVHPANVVMDGAWLALLSSTAVAIFLYLVPAPMFPGGDYTEADRLIVLAIPPLTLTEIWLAAAAYRLQVAPTVWARSLVEPWTISIVAGAMIFIAPASGLSIAYTASIFAAAVTAFVPFLRIYGLPRGWRPHPVSMARLAWNSLPIALADGIEWGTRRLDLMLLGFLAPPSAVGVYYAAQQVASLPQKLKTSFEPVLGPVITRKLKERDYAAIARQICQVGFWITAAQAGIALALGIPGAGVMGLVGREFVGGTGALAFLLAAEVVASPAVVSEGALIYLARVRNMNVSIGTVVVQAVLTYGGIRLMQHLGYNPLYQAAAAAIALMLALGLTSLVKARMLSGILGERISNFRWPLVWAAVPAIVIGYLAKRFLPEWAELAFGIPAILGSYLLVIWKKAFGPEDRMLFAKRPVEEGEPGELATALGVGPNQGSQPMPILSREG; the protein is encoded by the coding sequence TTGAACGATATTCCGGCTCGCGACGCCCAAAGTCGCGAACAGCGTGATGGCGACGATATCGCGGCGCTCGCCAAGGGTGGCCGCACCAATTTCGTGGGCTTCTTCCTGCGCCTGATCGCGCGCATCCCGTTCCTGTTCATCGCCGGTCGCGCTGCCGTCTACGGACCCGACGCGCTGGGCCGTTTCGCCTCGTCGCTGGTGGTGATGGAACTCGCCTCGATGCTGTGCACGATGGGCGAAAAGCGGGGCCTTGCGCAGCGTCTGTCCGATACCGAGGGCAAGGTGCATCCCGCCAACGTGGTGATGGATGGCGCGTGGCTGGCGTTGCTGTCGAGCACGGCGGTGGCGATATTCCTCTATCTCGTGCCCGCGCCGATGTTTCCGGGCGGGGACTATACCGAGGCCGACCGGCTGATCGTGCTGGCGATCCCGCCGCTGACGCTGACCGAGATCTGGCTGGCCGCCGCCGCCTATCGCCTGCAGGTGGCGCCTACCGTCTGGGCGCGCTCGCTGGTGGAGCCGTGGACGATCTCGATCGTCGCAGGCGCGATGATCTTCATCGCCCCTGCCAGCGGCCTGTCGATCGCCTATACCGCTTCGATTTTCGCAGCGGCGGTGACGGCTTTCGTGCCGTTCCTGCGCATCTACGGCTTGCCGCGCGGCTGGCGTCCGCACCCGGTGTCGATGGCGCGCCTCGCGTGGAACTCGCTGCCGATCGCGCTGGCGGACGGGATCGAATGGGGCACGCGCCGCCTCGACCTGATGCTGCTGGGCTTCCTTGCGCCGCCCTCGGCCGTGGGTGTCTACTACGCCGCGCAGCAGGTCGCGAGCCTGCCGCAGAAGCTCAAGACCAGCTTCGAGCCGGTGCTCGGCCCGGTGATCACCCGCAAGCTGAAGGAGCGCGACTACGCGGCCATCGCGCGGCAGATCTGTCAGGTCGGCTTCTGGATCACCGCCGCGCAGGCGGGCATCGCGCTGGCGCTGGGCATTCCGGGCGCAGGCGTGATGGGGCTTGTCGGGCGCGAGTTCGTGGGGGGCACCGGAGCGCTGGCGTTCCTGCTCGCCGCCGAAGTGGTCGCCTCGCCCGCGGTGGTAAGCGAGGGCGCGCTGATCTACCTCGCGCGCGTGCGTAACATGAACGTTTCCATCGGGACGGTCGTGGTGCAGGCGGTGCTGACCTATGGCGGCATCCGTCTGATGCAGCATCTGGGGTACAACCCGCTCTATCAGGCTGCTGCCGCCGCGATCGCGCTGATGCTGGCGCTGGGGCTGACCTCGCTGGTCAAGGCGCGGATGCTGTCGGGCATTCTGGGCGAGCGGATCAGCAACTTCCGCTGGCCGCTGGTCTGGGCGGCGGTTCCGGCGATCGTGATCGGCTATCTGGCCAAGCGCTTCCTGCCCGAATGGGCGGAGCTGGCCTTCGGGATTCCGGCCATTCTGGGCAGTTACCTGCTGGTGATCTGGAAGAAGGCGTTCGGCCCGGAAGATCGCATGCTGTTCGCCAAGCGTCCGGTCGAAGAAGGCGAGCCGGGCGAACTGGCGACGGCGCTCGGCGTCGGCCCGAATCAGGGCTCTCAGCCTATGCCGATCTTGTCACGAGAAGGCTGA
- a CDS encoding OmpA family protein, which yields MNARRLALVAVGAALSLALALMATRWEGPVFVAGLAAKAAAVRDEAGGKGIAISFRDRYGVLTRHPTLSGGKGLSPDVRRLVAERIADVPGIGGVSWANDPDGSPQSLHCQDDVEAILRTRSIRFSQNSAHLDPASNRPLDEVAKALHPCVGSIIAVTGHTNATGNEAANIELSRARAEAVRWSLIGRGIPADGLRATGMGAARPLPGLDPLDPANRRIEFSVIASAPVKPTPIDTPGPG from the coding sequence ATGAATGCCCGCCGCCTTGCCCTTGTCGCTGTCGGAGCCGCTCTCAGCCTCGCGCTGGCCTTGATGGCGACGCGCTGGGAGGGGCCGGTATTCGTCGCGGGCCTTGCGGCAAAGGCCGCTGCGGTGCGCGACGAGGCGGGCGGCAAGGGCATCGCGATCTCGTTTCGCGATCGCTACGGCGTGCTGACCCGGCACCCGACGCTTTCGGGTGGCAAGGGCCTCAGCCCCGATGTGCGCCGTCTGGTGGCGGAGCGCATCGCCGATGTGCCGGGGATCGGCGGCGTCAGCTGGGCGAACGACCCTGACGGCTCGCCGCAGTCGCTCCACTGTCAGGACGATGTCGAGGCGATCCTGCGCACCCGCTCGATCCGGTTCTCGCAGAACAGCGCGCATCTCGATCCCGCCAGCAACCGCCCGCTCGACGAGGTGGCCAAGGCGCTTCACCCGTGCGTTGGCAGCATCATCGCCGTGACGGGACATACCAATGCCACCGGCAACGAGGCGGCGAACATAGAGCTGTCCCGCGCGCGGGCCGAGGCGGTGCGCTGGTCGCTGATCGGGCGCGGCATTCCTGCCGATGGCCTGCGCGCGACGGGCATGGGCGCGGCGAGACCTTTGCCGGGGCTCGATCCGCTCGATCCCGCCAACCGCCGCATCGAGTTCTCGGTGATCGCCAGCGCGCCGGTGAAGCCGACGCCGATCGACACGCCGGGGCCGGGATGA
- a CDS encoding MICOS complex subunit MIC60: MGLVVAALVGIVLGGLLVGLAMSHGLFNRFLPTGDATESPTETVQNDTEAPLATTDYGTAPADDSAALHPLTDPQQMAQIGTIEGRLALIEDRISRIDSQSNAASGNAARAEGLLIAFAARRMIDQGQPLNYVTDQLRLRFADAQPNSVQTIINFSKSPVTLDQLSARLEALRPQLSGTSPDDNLWTRFRREVNGLFVIRRDDSTLVAPDARLERARLMLISHRVKDAIDEVQRLPGAEAAQVWVRDARRYAAVQRALDLLETTAMLEPNRLHDSEGRQVDQPSPLAPAATPPQATAPAAPANDDLGDAGEPDVDQAAN, encoded by the coding sequence ATGGGTTTGGTCGTGGCCGCGCTGGTCGGGATCGTGCTGGGCGGCCTGCTGGTCGGCCTCGCCATGTCGCACGGCCTGTTCAACCGTTTCCTGCCCACAGGAGACGCGACCGAGAGCCCGACGGAAACGGTGCAGAACGATACCGAGGCGCCGCTGGCGACCACGGACTACGGCACGGCACCCGCCGATGACAGTGCAGCCCTCCACCCGCTGACCGATCCGCAGCAGATGGCGCAAATCGGCACGATCGAGGGGCGCCTGGCGCTGATCGAGGATCGCATCTCGCGGATCGACAGCCAGTCGAACGCGGCCTCGGGCAATGCGGCGCGGGCCGAGGGCCTGCTGATCGCGTTCGCCGCGCGCCGCATGATCGATCAGGGCCAGCCGCTCAACTATGTCACCGACCAGCTGCGCCTGCGCTTTGCCGACGCCCAGCCCAATTCGGTGCAGACGATCATCAACTTCTCGAAAAGCCCGGTCACGCTCGACCAGTTGAGCGCGCGCCTCGAAGCGCTGCGCCCGCAGCTTTCGGGTACTTCGCCCGACGACAACCTGTGGACGCGCTTCCGGCGCGAGGTGAACGGCCTGTTCGTGATCCGCCGCGACGACAGCACGCTGGTCGCGCCCGACGCCCGGCTGGAGCGCGCGCGGCTGATGCTGATCTCGCACCGCGTGAAGGACGCCATCGATGAAGTGCAGCGCCTGCCGGGCGCCGAGGCCGCGCAGGTCTGGGTCCGCGACGCCCGGCGCTATGCCGCCGTCCAGCGCGCGCTCGACCTGCTGGAAACGACCGCGATGCTCGAACCCAACCGCCTGCACGATTCCGAAGGCCGACAGGTCGACCAGCCGAGCCCGCTGGCCCCCGCCGCAACGCCGCCGCAGGCCACGGCTCCGGCAGCGCCCGCGAACGACGATCTCGGCGATGCAGGCGAGCCTGACGTGGATCAGGCCGCGAACTGA
- a CDS encoding uroporphyrinogen-III synthase, giving the protein MTSRVLILRPEPGATATLARAQTLGLDALARPLFAVRELDWTPPDPATWDALLLGSANALRHAGALPQSWRGRPAYVVGEATAEAARAAGLAIAGIGSGGLQGVLGDVAPNHTRLLRLAGRERVVLDVPAAIRIETCEVYAAEPLPPPADLAEILARPLVVLLHSGEAAARFCEVCDALSVDRARLSLALIGPRLRQRLRPHLGTGWARLESACEPSDAALLALAVRMCQDIASGSHFQTQKRP; this is encoded by the coding sequence GTGACGTCGCGCGTCCTGATCCTGCGGCCCGAGCCCGGCGCCACGGCGACACTGGCACGGGCGCAGACGCTGGGACTCGACGCGCTCGCCCGCCCGCTGTTCGCGGTGCGCGAGCTGGACTGGACGCCGCCCGATCCGGCAACGTGGGACGCGCTGCTGCTTGGCAGTGCCAATGCGCTGCGCCATGCAGGAGCACTGCCGCAGAGCTGGCGGGGCCGCCCGGCCTATGTCGTGGGCGAGGCGACAGCCGAGGCGGCGCGCGCGGCAGGGCTCGCCATCGCGGGTATCGGCAGCGGCGGACTTCAGGGCGTGCTGGGCGATGTGGCGCCCAACCATACCCGCCTGCTACGCCTTGCCGGGCGTGAGCGGGTCGTACTGGACGTACCTGCCGCGATCCGGATCGAGACCTGCGAGGTCTACGCCGCCGAGCCGCTCCCTCCGCCTGCCGACCTCGCAGAAATCCTTGCCCGTCCGCTTGTCGTGCTGCTCCATTCGGGTGAAGCCGCAGCGCGATTCTGCGAGGTCTGCGATGCCCTTTCGGTGGACCGCGCGCGCCTCTCGCTCGCGCTGATCGGCCCCCGCCTGCGCCAACGCCTGCGCCCACACCTCGGAACCGGCTGGGCAAGGCTCGAATCCGCTTGCGAGCCGAGCGATGCAGCACTGCTGGCGTTGGCGGTTCGGATGTGCCAAGACATCGCCTCCGGCTCGCATTTCCAGACACAAAAAAGGCCCTGA
- the hemC gene encoding hydroxymethylbilane synthase, with product MTLQSHTYRLGTRRSPLALAQAEEARERLARAHGIDPAHIEIVAVTASGDRIQDRALAEIGGKALWTKELDAQLASGEIDFAVHSGKDVETIRPEAFAIGAVLERADVRDVLVGAESIRALPQGAVVGTSAPRRAAQLLHARPDCKVVTFRGNVATRLAKLAAGEADATFLAAAGLIRLGETGTGHALAADEWLPAPAQAAILIECRAEDARTRDFLRLIDHAPSRAQVMAERALLTGLGGSCHSPIAVLCEADGSDLVMRAALFSPDGAERVDGEARFAPGDLDAPMRLAAELLGRAAPAITAHFSGLG from the coding sequence ATGACACTGCAATCCCACACCTACCGTCTCGGCACCCGCCGCTCCCCGCTGGCCCTTGCGCAGGCCGAAGAAGCGCGCGAGCGCCTGGCCCGTGCTCATGGAATCGATCCCGCGCATATAGAGATCGTGGCGGTTACCGCCAGCGGCGATCGCATCCAGGACCGCGCTCTGGCCGAAATCGGCGGAAAAGCGCTGTGGACGAAAGAGCTGGATGCCCAGCTGGCGAGCGGCGAAATCGACTTTGCGGTCCATTCGGGCAAGGATGTCGAGACGATCCGCCCCGAGGCCTTCGCTATCGGTGCCGTGCTCGAACGCGCCGATGTGCGCGACGTGCTGGTCGGCGCCGAGAGCATCCGCGCGCTGCCGCAAGGCGCGGTCGTCGGCACCAGCGCCCCGCGCCGCGCCGCGCAGCTGCTCCACGCCCGGCCTGACTGCAAGGTCGTGACATTTCGCGGCAATGTCGCGACGCGCCTCGCCAAGCTGGCCGCCGGAGAGGCCGACGCGACCTTCCTTGCCGCCGCCGGCCTGATCCGGCTGGGCGAAACCGGCACCGGCCATGCGCTCGCTGCAGACGAATGGCTCCCCGCGCCCGCGCAGGCTGCGATCCTGATCGAATGCCGCGCCGAGGATGCGCGCACCCGCGATTTCCTGCGCCTGATCGACCACGCGCCCAGCCGCGCGCAGGTGATGGCCGAGCGCGCGCTGCTCACCGGCCTTGGCGGCTCGTGCCACAGCCCGATCGCGGTACTCTGCGAGGCGGACGGCAGCGATCTGGTCATGCGCGCCGCGCTGTTCAGCCCCGATGGTGCCGAGCGCGTGGACGGCGAGGCCCGCTTTGCCCCCGGCGACCTCGACGCACCGATGCGCTTGGCCGCCGAGCTGCTTGGCCGCGCCGCGCCCGCGATTACCGCGCATTTCTCGGGCCTTGGCTGA